Below is a window of Pochonia chlamydosporia 170 chromosome 7, whole genome shotgun sequence DNA.
CCCCAAGCTCAGCAAGACAGTGCCATCGTCAAGTACTACAGAGAGGCGCCTGAGCAGCTCGGCCTCCACCAGGAAGACCTTAACAGGCTACAGACGAGGAGAGATCGGTTATcagatgagaagaagaaccGCGAAAAGCGACTGAAAGACCTCAGAGCGGCGGTTGAAGCGTTGTGGCTGAAacttggcgttgatgaagcagaaACTAAGACTTTCCTCAATCAAAACAGAGGTTGCGGCGTCCGACAAATCAATGAGTTCGAAGACGAATTGACCCGATTGAACGAGTTAAAGAGGCAAAACCTTCACCTatttgttgaagatgctcgCGTCAAGCTGCAGGAAATGTGGGATTCTCTTTACTTTTCCGAAGACGAGATGCTCGAGTTCACGCCTGCCTTTTCTGATGTATACAGCGACGCCTTGTTGGAGGCACATGAGCGCGAGGTTGCTCGACTTGAGTCACTCAGAGAACAACGCGCGCCAATCCTAGCTGTTGTCGACAAACACAAGACCTTGATCAAGGACCGAGACGACCTGGCGACATCAAGCCAAGATGCTTCTCGTCTCATGATGCGAGGGCAAAAGGGCGAGAAAAGGGACCCCGGAAAGCTTCTGAGAGAGGAAAAAATGCGCAAGCGAATTACGAAGGAACTTCCCAAGGTGACTGCTGACGTTCGCAAGATGCTCGAAAAGTGGGAGGACGAGTACGGCCGTCCatttttggtgtttggggaGAGATATCTGGACGAACTTGAACCGGAAGAAGCGAAGAGGGCGGGCCCTGCTTCGCGatccaaaacaccagcagGACCACCTCCATCGACCGTGAAGAAATCAGCAGGTCCAGGCCTTACCAGGGCCAACAGCACAAAGGCCGTCCCCCCTCGCTCCATGACCAAGACCCCGACTGCGGCGAACCGGACTGTTACGAAGAAGATGCAATCGCCGGGCAAGACGAACACAATGAACGGCAGAGGGAGCCCTACGAGGATTCCCGCCCGCGTTCCTCTTTCCAATCTGAAGACGGGTAGCAACTCTCCGGAGCGGTCAAGGCCAGAATCACGGGGCGAGACTCTTCGAAATGGAGCACCAATTCGTGCCCCGCCTCCCAAAATGCGTGACTTGAAGTCTGTTCCCGAGTTAAAGACGCCAAAGAACCCTTACAAGGGCACAGGCATAGAATCCAGCATTGTACGCCAAGTTGAGCCGGAGGACGTCTACGACGATCGTCCGCAAACATCCCGAGGCATGCGATCCAACTCCAACCTGTCTAACCACGTACAGCCGACATATTACGAGGACACGTATGATGATGGGTATGACGATCGTTATGATGAGCGCTATGCGACAATACGCGCTCCACGCTCTGGATACCCGCAGGTAGTAGCAAACTCGAGGCAACTGTCCAATAACTCTCACACTTCGACTGCAATCTCTGGGTCTGAGAACTGGGAAACGTACGACGATAATAGCGAGCCCGAACCCGACGTCTCAGAAGAGTACTATGCCAAGCTTCGAGCGGCGCGTGGCAAGAGATATGAGCCCGAACAAGGACATTTGCCCTCAAGCAGCCAGGCCAAACGCATGAGAGGCATCCCAGGCACACCATACGCAGCAGCACCAGTGATGATTGATCAAGAGGGCAACCGAATCATCTCGGGCAGCGAATGGACTGACGAAGATGTCTTTTAAGCATGCTGGACGAGGATAATTGgatggctgttgaagcgCAGCTACTCACTCGTTTTTGGATTCACGCTCACAATGAAGACGATTTTTCACGATATTTACGCATGACGCTTTTGTCATTCCTTTTTTTATGACTGTCGACCGCGTCATCATCAAAATTGTGGGCTATTTGCCTGATAGTGGGTGGCTATCTTTCTCCCCGTTAACTGACGAGGACACTCGCTTGACCTACCTGCGCTGGGCGTATTTAAATCTCTCTCTCTTGTCTATGGCCAGAGCATTCATTCCTGCCTAAAGCTGGCGTCCATGGGGCGTGCTTTGGAAATTTTTTGAACTTGTACCTATCTAaaatctttctcttcttctgtttccTATTTCTGCTGCGAGGGGTATTCTGAACAATGGTGTTTATACTGAGAGGCAACGCTTGCAAAAGCGCCAAGGACTATATACCAAGGCGATAAGCACGCAACATTGCTTTGCGGGATTGACGGAAATGAAGGGGAACTGTGATAATTGGGATTGGGGgagcgagcgagcgagcgaAACGAACAGGGAAGGGAATCAGCCCAAGGAGGCGAAGGGAATGGCGTACGGGAAGCCGGCGTTGGTTTTGTCAATTACTTTGCGCTATGCATTTGCATATAGGTGTAGTGTTGTGTGAATAAGACGCTCTGAATGGTGCATTTGAAGTTGTTCAGCTGTCTGCGTTGaggttgtgtttggtgtgAGATTGCCATTTTATTGGGACTGGC
It encodes the following:
- a CDS encoding microtubule associated protein (similar to Coccidioides immitis RS XP_001239886.1) produces the protein MDTSYLAQQVNSSIAQLHGLFDEIGVPNHEREARESELFAALSEALNSQVRLVTTEKKDMIDEAKKIITTIRQMETSLDDSKPRRGEYQEDEEFKITYPLNRCVQGLREKHIQISRLHKERFEQVKTLVEALESYSSHLEPTFVQIALPPTGPNQSLPPTFDISNTYVEKLDAEFTRVYDEYMRRIASIQALSNQIIQLWAELGIPQAQQDSAIVKYYREAPEQLGLHQEDLNRLQTRRDRLSDEKKNREKRLKDLRAAVEALWLKLGVDEAETKTFLNQNRGCGVRQINEFEDELTRLNELKRQNLHLFVEDARVKLQEMWDSLYFSEDEMLEFTPAFSDVYSDALLEAHEREVARLESLREQRAPILAVVDKHKTLIKDRDDLATSSQDASRLMMRGQKGEKRDPGKLLREEKMRKRITKELPKVTADVRKMLEKWEDEYGRPFLVFGERYLDELEPEEAKRAGPASRSKTPAGPPPSTVKKSAGPGLTRANSTKAVPPRSMTKTPTAANRTVTKKMQSPGKTNTMNGRGSPTRIPARVPLSNLKTGSNSPERSRPESRGETLRNGAPIRAPPPKMRDLKSVPELKTPKNPYKGTGIESSIVRQVEPEDVYDDRPQTSRGMRSNSNLSNHVQPTYYEDTYDDGYDDRYDERYATIRAPRSGYPQVVANSRQLSNNSHTSTAISGSENWETYDDNSEPEPDVSEEYYAKLRAARGKRYEPEQGHLPSSSQAKRMRGIPGTPYAAAPVMIDQEGNRIISGSEWTDEDVF